In Cytophagia bacterium CHB2, one DNA window encodes the following:
- a CDS encoding NAD-dependent epimerase/dehydratase family protein, which translates to MKILITGSTGLIGSALIQALRAEGHHLVRLIRTPIT; encoded by the coding sequence ATGAAGATTTTAATCACCGGTTCGACGGGATTGATCGGCTCGGCTTTGATTCAGGCGCTGCGCGCGGAAGGCCATCACCTGGTGCGCTTGATTCGCACGCCCATAACC